In Paraburkholderia youngii, the genomic stretch CTGCACAAATACGGCATCGAGAAGAACAGCCGTTGCGGCTATCCGATCGGCGCGAGCTATCCGCCGGACTGGGGCGAGCGCACGATGAGCCTGCGTCCTGGGGACAAGACCGTCCTCGAACCCGGCATGACGTTCCACTTCATGCCGGGCCTGTGGCTCGACGACTGGGGCCTCGAAATCACCGAGAGCATCCTGATCACCAGGACCGGTGTCGAGACCTTCTGCCGCACGCCACGCAAGCTGTTCGTCAAACCGTAAGCGCACGGGCGTCGTGCCCGCATCGACTCGCGGAGCACGATGCCCGTCTCAACACGAGGGGAAACATGCTGCCGAAAACGATGAAGGCCGTCGTGCTGACCGGGCACGGCGGCCTCGACAAACTGGTCTATCGCGGCGACGTGCCGGTGCCGTCCTGTGCGGCCGGCGAAGTACTGATCGATGTGACCGCATGCGGTCTCAACAATACCGACGTGTGGGTCCGCGAGGGCGCCTACGGCACCGACGACGACCCGCAAGCGGTTTCGACGTGGCGACGCGGCCGCTCGACGCTGACGTTTCCGCGCATTCAGGGCGCGGATATCGTCGGCCGCGTGGTCGCGGTGGGTCGCGGCGTCAGCGATGCACGGATCGGCGAGCGCGTGATCGTCGACGCGTCGATCTACAACCGCGACGACGACAGCCTCGCCGATATCGACTACATCGGCCACGGCCGCGACGGGGGGTACGCTGAATACACGGCCGTGCCCGCGGACAACGCGCATCGCGTCGACTCCACGTGTTCCGACGCCGAGCTCGCGACGTTCTGGTGCGCTTATCACACCGGCGAGCAGATGATCGAACGCGCGGCCGTCAAGCGCGGCGAAGCGGTGCTGATTACCGGTGCGTCCGGCGGCGTCGGCTCGGCCATCATTCAGCTGTGCCGCGCGCGCGGCGCAGTTCCGTATGCGGTGGTCAGCAAGGGCAAGGAAGAAGCGGTGCTCGCGCTCGGCGCGCAACGCGTGATGCTGCGCGACAGCGGCGACTTCGTCGCGGACGTCGAACGGATGACCGACGGCCGGCCTGTCGACGTGGTTGCCGATCTGGTTGGCGGGGCGCTGTTCGGCAAGCTGTTGAACGTGCTGCGGCCAGAGGGGCGATACACGACCGCGGGCGCGATCGCAGGGCCGGTCGTGCAACTCGACTTGCGCACGATGTATCTGAAGCAGTTGCAGTTGAATGGATCGTCGCAGGGCACGCGCGGCGCGTTCAAACGCGTGCTCGACTATATTCAGAGCGGTACGATTCGGCCGGTTCTCGCAGCGACTTATCCGCTGTCGAAGTTTCATGAGGCGCAGACGCGGTTTATTGAAAAGCGCTTCGTGGGGAATATCGTTGTGATTCCGGATCGGCATTACGGCGACGAAGCTTCGCATTAACTCTCATTGCGATTAAACACTGGCCGATGCATTACGGCCCTTCCCAGCTCTAGCCGCACACTGTCACCCTCCGAGCCCGCCCGCCCCTCATGGCGGGCTTTCTTTTTCGCGCGTAGCAGTCGTCGTCAATGTTTTTCAAGACAGTCTTATCTCGATTTAAAGCTGTTGACGTGGTTCGTTTCGATGGGTAAGTATCCGACATCGCCTGGAAAATTCATGAGGAATCCAATGGAGAAACGGAATCAGGATGGCACTGGAAAGAAGATGCCGGACGAGGAGGTCTGTGACCTTTGTCGCATTACCTATTCGATCTACGCCAACTTCCCGCCGATGCCGTCGGCACAGGCTATGAATGCAGAAACCGGAGAGTTCTTTCCCTTTGATCGGCTGCGTTCGCTATCAACCGGTTATGACATGGCTAAAGCGCTAGGTTACGCATGGGCGTGTGATTGTCGCGGACGCACCCCGGTCACCAGGCGTATCAACTACAACGAGCAATTCCAACTTCTCGACACTCACACGGGTAAGCCTTTAGTCAACATTGAATATGCCGTCGAACGGGCAAGCGGCGATATAGAACATGGAATGACCGACGCGAGCGGCTATACGCACCGTCTTTCCATGACCAGTTCGGCTGAAGAAATCAATATTTATTGCAACGGCGCGAAAGATGCCTAAGACAACGCGAAGTACGGGTGGTATCCGGGAAATACGACGTGGACCTTTACCGACGAATCAACTCACCCGGGGCCGGGTAAAGATGGACACACTACCGCTGCCGGTCTGTACCAGATTAACAGAGCCGCGTGGACCGAACATGGCAAAAAGGCGATGGGTCTCGACGATTTTTCGCCGCACACTCAGGACCTTATCGCGGTTGAAGACGTTCGCGTCCACAATGTAATTGACTTGGTGATAGCCGGAGACATTAAGCATGCCATTGAGAAGCTAAAGCCTCATGAATGGGTGTCCTTTCAGGTTCATGACTTTGCGACTCTAAAGGCGTGGTTTATTGCGGGCGGCGGGACACCAAAATGAAAAATACTGCTATCGCGCTACTACTCGCAGGCCTTACGACTGGTCATGCAGTTGCCTCAGAAATCTTGTTCGAGAATCGAACTGAAGACTCAACGAGCGGATGGGATCACGTCACTCATGCGTTCGCAAGCGCATTGATGAGACATGAAGAGCGAGCGCAGGATTTAACTGGCTATGCACAAGCGGACGAGATACCGAAGGACCCAAGCACAAGGCTCGTATGGAAGACCGTCCCAATTAGCCTTAGGGGGCGGGAAATCCGATTCGTGCGGCCCACCTTGGACCCATATTTTGCACCTTTCTATGGCGCCCATCAATTCCAGCACTGGCTTGTTTCTAACGGGCGCATCCTGCATGAAGGAAATGCTGATGTTTTTCAGATCTTGCAAGTGGAGCATGGTGGAATGCGAGACATCGCAGAGACGGCTTGTACGGCGATAACGTGTTACACAACCCGGTTTCGCTTCAATCAGAGAAGCGGTCGCTACGAAGCAGCATCTTGTCGTGCAAGCACAATTTCCAGCGGTTCTGATGTGGGTCCATGTACCTATAGCCGTCAGTGACAAGGCGGCGCGAAGCCGCCGCCATCCGAGGAGGAGCGTGCCAATGCATCGTCACAACGCTGTCGGCTCTCGCCGGGCCAAATTCCTGGGTTATTAAATGAAAAGACTGCTTCCGCTCTTGTCGTGTCTCCCGCTTACTGCTTTCGCACTAAATGGTACGAGCTCAGTCGATTTCGATTCATCTATCATGCCGCTATTAAATCAGAACGCAGACTTAAGAGAACTCGTTCTCTGCAGCTTCGATATCGTCAGCGATCCAATGGGAACGCGAATTGGAGACGTTCAAATCGAAAGCTTTAGGGGGTTTCCCGAATCGGGCCTTATTCGATGTGGGCAAACTGGCGCGGGAATTCAGGTTCAAAACCAGTAGTTCTGACGATAAACACGCGTATAGATTTTATCGACTCGCGCGG encodes the following:
- a CDS encoding alcohol dehydrogenase family protein, which translates into the protein MLPKTMKAVVLTGHGGLDKLVYRGDVPVPSCAAGEVLIDVTACGLNNTDVWVREGAYGTDDDPQAVSTWRRGRSTLTFPRIQGADIVGRVVAVGRGVSDARIGERVIVDASIYNRDDDSLADIDYIGHGRDGGYAEYTAVPADNAHRVDSTCSDAELATFWCAYHTGEQMIERAAVKRGEAVLITGASGGVGSAIIQLCRARGAVPYAVVSKGKEEAVLALGAQRVMLRDSGDFVADVERMTDGRPVDVVADLVGGALFGKLLNVLRPEGRYTTAGAIAGPVVQLDLRTMYLKQLQLNGSSQGTRGAFKRVLDYIQSGTIRPVLAATYPLSKFHEAQTRFIEKRFVGNIVVIPDRHYGDEASH